The proteins below come from a single Roseiflexus sp. RS-1 genomic window:
- a CDS encoding radical SAM protein, translated as MLAGEPMRYTGLVDALDDETLRCNVCQWRCALKPRQAGRCRVRVRDNNGLAVHNDGLISVATVGPIDEHRLWHFFPGTQVLTLGGWGYAFPEDGHRGQYGSIPPDDQHRRRLAPERAATFALERLCRGIVWGHSDPSVAHEYVFDLLRTARAASRYTALITSGFLTIEALDQIGHYLDGICLELRAFDDAAYRRLAGVEQWRGILEVAEHAFHRWHCHVEVVTRLHPGVNDAADQIHELARWIRSALSPFTPWHVLPGDAGAAAAAAVARARRTGAEAGLFYVYGPEPGQETICPSCASVVIERSGRIARMTGVQDGRCTCCGADLHLRTSIFKRS; from the coding sequence ATGCTAGCAGGTGAACCCATGCGCTACACCGGTCTCGTTGACGCGCTCGATGATGAAACGTTGCGTTGCAATGTCTGTCAGTGGCGGTGCGCGTTGAAACCACGCCAGGCAGGGCGTTGCAGAGTGCGTGTGCGCGACAATAACGGTCTTGCGGTGCATAACGATGGTCTTATTAGCGTAGCGACAGTCGGACCGATTGATGAGCACCGGTTGTGGCACTTCTTTCCCGGCACCCAGGTGTTGACGCTTGGGGGGTGGGGCTACGCCTTCCCTGAGGACGGCCATCGTGGTCAGTATGGCAGCATACCTCCCGATGATCAGCATCGACGGCGGCTTGCGCCGGAGCGTGCTGCCACATTCGCGCTGGAGCGCCTGTGCCGCGGCATTGTCTGGGGGCACAGCGACCCTTCAGTGGCGCATGAGTATGTCTTCGATCTGCTGCGCACCGCGCGCGCCGCCAGCCGATACACGGCGCTGATCACCAGCGGGTTCCTGACGATTGAAGCGCTCGATCAGATCGGGCATTATCTCGACGGTATCTGCCTGGAATTGCGCGCATTCGATGATGCCGCCTACCGGCGTCTCGCTGGCGTTGAGCAATGGCGGGGCATTCTGGAGGTGGCGGAACATGCCTTTCATCGCTGGCACTGCCATGTCGAAGTGGTGACCCGCCTGCACCCCGGCGTGAATGATGCCGCCGACCAGATCCATGAACTTGCCCGCTGGATCCGATCCGCGCTCAGCCCGTTCACCCCCTGGCACGTTTTGCCGGGCGACGCAGGCGCGGCGGCGGCAGCGGCGGTTGCACGCGCGCGTCGCACCGGCGCCGAAGCAGGACTGTTCTATGTGTACGGACCGGAACCAGGACAGGAGACGATATGCCCGTCGTGCGCATCGGTGGTGATCGAGCGCAGCGGTCGGATCGCACGTATGACGGGTGTCCAGGATGGACGCTGCACCTGTTGTGGCGCAGACCTGCATCTGCGTACATCGATTTTCAAGCGATCATGA
- the lepB gene encoding signal peptidase I has translation MAPCIADRHQFLKIWRITLCASTIWSGTEDMDETPLRRRLGLDRPSIADHPVETTDVATAAPHPMPAVRSVVREMLETAVFILLVFLIVRGAIQNFKIEGQSMEPNLHSGQYILVNKLIFFHFDLNAPLRLLPGNADLPPRVVYPFRTPRRGDVVVFEYPRDMSKDYIKRVIALPGESVEIREGRVYINGVLLDEPYLQGITTTCRLEDPCARGPVVVDPGTVFVMGDNRANSSDSREWSSLPLDRIIGQAWISYWPREHWGVIPSPTYAALP, from the coding sequence ATGGCGCCATGCATTGCCGATCGTCATCAATTCCTGAAAATCTGGCGCATCACCCTGTGCGCCAGCACAATCTGGTCTGGTACAGAAGATATGGACGAAACACCACTCCGTCGCCGCCTTGGTCTTGATCGACCATCAATCGCCGATCATCCGGTCGAAACGACCGACGTCGCAACCGCCGCCCCGCACCCGATGCCTGCTGTTCGCAGTGTGGTGCGGGAAATGCTGGAAACCGCCGTCTTCATTCTCCTGGTTTTTCTGATTGTGCGCGGCGCGATCCAGAACTTCAAGATCGAAGGGCAAAGCATGGAGCCGAATCTGCACAGCGGGCAGTATATTCTGGTCAACAAACTGATCTTCTTTCACTTCGACCTGAATGCGCCCCTGCGCCTGTTGCCCGGCAATGCCGATCTGCCGCCGCGCGTCGTCTATCCTTTTCGCACCCCGCGTCGCGGCGATGTGGTGGTGTTCGAGTATCCGCGTGATATGAGCAAAGATTATATCAAGCGCGTGATCGCCCTGCCGGGAGAGTCGGTCGAGATCCGGGAGGGGCGCGTGTATATCAATGGCGTTCTGCTCGATGAGCCGTACCTTCAGGGAATCACCACTACGTGCCGCCTGGAAGACCCGTGCGCGCGCGGTCCCGTCGTGGTCGATCCAGGCACGGTGTTCGTGATGGGGGACAACCGCGCCAACAGCAGCGACTCGCGCGAGTGGAGCAGTTTGCCGCTGGATCGGATCATCGGGCAGGCGTGGATTTCGTACTGGCCGCGTGAGCATTGGGGCGTTATTCCTTCGCCGACGTATGCTGCATTGCCTTAA
- a CDS encoding glycosyltransferase family 4 protein, which produces MHIAVNAHLLAHTRTFRRAGVSNYVEALLIHLGGIDRENRYTIYTTRGLDGAALGLPTNFRVKPSRLPTINPRVRIPWEQLLAPLLLRLEGANVYHGVLNVVPLACPVPSVVTIHDLSAFLFPQTFRRVNRAYTQWAIRVAARRARYLLAVSEFTRREIVRWLHVPPDRVVVTPNAADARFAPPDPVRLEAFRRRTGLPDRFILFLGTLEPRKNLPLLLEAYARIARDVDAPLIIGGAKGWLYEPILKRAEQLDLGDRLRFAGYIDQDDQALWYAAATMFVFPSLYEGFGMPPLEAMACGTPVIVSNSSSLPEVVGATQGSLDRAAALIVPPDDADVLAQAMLRLLADADLRAELRARGLARARCFSWRTTAERTLAVYRAAAMGTPLHIEYGYAER; this is translated from the coding sequence ATGCATATTGCTGTCAATGCGCATCTTCTTGCCCATACGCGCACCTTCCGCCGCGCAGGGGTCTCGAACTATGTCGAGGCGCTGCTGATCCATCTGGGTGGTATCGACAGGGAGAATCGTTATACGATCTACACCACTCGCGGTCTCGATGGCGCTGCGCTGGGGTTGCCGACCAATTTTCGAGTCAAACCCAGTCGTTTGCCGACCATCAATCCGCGTGTGCGCATTCCATGGGAACAACTGCTGGCGCCGTTGCTGCTGCGTCTCGAAGGCGCAAACGTGTATCATGGCGTGCTCAATGTCGTTCCGCTGGCATGCCCGGTTCCATCGGTAGTGACGATCCACGATCTGAGTGCATTTCTGTTCCCGCAGACGTTTCGCCGGGTCAATCGGGCGTACACGCAGTGGGCGATCCGGGTTGCAGCGCGACGCGCCCGCTATCTGCTGGCGGTATCGGAGTTTACCAGACGCGAGATTGTGCGCTGGCTCCACGTTCCGCCGGATCGCGTGGTGGTGACGCCCAACGCCGCTGATGCACGCTTCGCACCGCCCGATCCTGTCCGGCTCGAAGCCTTTCGCCGGCGCACTGGCCTGCCCGATCGATTCATCCTGTTTCTCGGCACGCTCGAACCGCGCAAGAACCTGCCACTGCTGCTCGAGGCGTATGCCCGGATTGCGCGCGATGTCGATGCGCCGCTGATCATCGGCGGTGCAAAAGGCTGGCTGTACGAGCCGATCCTGAAGCGCGCCGAACAACTCGATCTCGGAGACCGGCTCCGCTTTGCCGGTTACATCGATCAGGACGATCAGGCGCTCTGGTACGCCGCTGCCACGATGTTCGTCTTTCCCTCGCTCTACGAAGGGTTTGGCATGCCGCCGCTGGAAGCCATGGCGTGCGGTACGCCGGTCATCGTCAGCAACAGCAGCAGTCTCCCTGAAGTCGTCGGTGCGACACAGGGATCGCTGGATCGGGCGGCAGCATTGATCGTTCCGCCTGACGACGCCGATGTACTGGCGCAGGCGATGCTGCGTCTCCTCGCTGACGCCGACCTGCGCGCCGAGTTGCGGGCACGCGGGCTGGCGCGCGCGCGCTGCTTCTCCTGGCGCACGACCGCAGAGCGAACACTGGCGGTGTATCGCGCTGCGGCGATGGGGACGCCGCTGCATATCGAATACGGGTATGCTGAACGTTGA
- a CDS encoding L,D-transpeptidase, which yields MMRHVARSTIIVLLIVALATTDAATPAFAQAGALYFPRTGHHLTDDHGFLSFWRSHDGPRLLGFPVTETLTVEGIGPTQYFEKGRLERVAAADGTPVVRTGAVVAEYVAALYRTFPPRPDRQPVEGELLFAETGHSVREPFIGFWQAAGGVEFFGMPISEPLWEQTVAGLRQVQYFERARLERVPTLAGAPDEIQVSDLGRALAELRGLDTAPVPNRGFEIFGPPAPAAPDVAPLNAPSGAPTPPPAARPSPSPRTPAPSPPANRASVPAPRSAGKAKRIVVNLSKQWLYAYEDDRLVFDAPVATGRDGMNTPTGNFQIYAKLPVQTMDGVTDGKYWVVPNVPHVMYFSGGVALHGTYWHNLFGTGARPSHGCVNLPLKSAAWLYEWAPVGTPVRVTY from the coding sequence ATGATGCGCCACGTTGCTCGCTCGACCATCATTGTCCTGCTGATCGTCGCTCTGGCGACAACAGATGCAGCAACACCGGCGTTCGCCCAGGCGGGTGCACTCTATTTTCCACGCACGGGTCATCACCTGACCGATGATCACGGTTTCCTGAGTTTCTGGCGCAGCCACGATGGACCGCGCCTGCTCGGTTTCCCTGTGACCGAGACGTTGACCGTCGAAGGGATCGGTCCGACGCAATACTTCGAGAAGGGTCGTCTGGAGCGCGTTGCTGCCGCCGACGGAACGCCAGTCGTGCGAACCGGCGCTGTGGTTGCTGAGTATGTTGCTGCGCTCTACCGCACCTTCCCGCCGCGTCCTGATCGCCAGCCGGTGGAAGGTGAACTGCTCTTTGCGGAAACCGGGCACAGTGTGCGTGAGCCGTTCATCGGTTTCTGGCAGGCAGCCGGTGGCGTCGAGTTCTTTGGGATGCCGATCAGCGAACCGCTGTGGGAACAGACCGTCGCCGGATTGCGTCAGGTGCAGTACTTCGAGCGCGCCCGCCTGGAGCGTGTTCCAACGCTTGCAGGCGCTCCCGATGAGATTCAGGTCAGCGATCTCGGGCGCGCGCTGGCGGAATTGCGCGGATTGGACACTGCCCCTGTGCCCAACCGTGGATTCGAGATCTTCGGACCACCTGCGCCTGCTGCGCCGGATGTCGCTCCGCTCAACGCACCATCCGGCGCACCCACCCCGCCGCCTGCGGCGCGTCCTTCGCCTTCACCGCGCACTCCTGCGCCGTCCCCGCCCGCCAATCGCGCCAGCGTTCCCGCTCCGCGTTCTGCGGGCAAAGCCAAACGGATCGTCGTCAACCTGAGCAAACAGTGGCTTTACGCATACGAGGACGATCGTCTCGTGTTCGATGCGCCGGTTGCGACCGGGCGCGACGGCATGAATACGCCCACTGGCAACTTTCAGATTTACGCCAAATTGCCGGTGCAGACGATGGATGGCGTTACCGATGGCAAATACTGGGTTGTGCCGAACGTGCCGCACGTCATGTATTTCTCCGGCGGCGTCGCGCTCCACGGAACCTACTGGCACAATCTCTTCGGCACCGGCGCGCGTCCTTCGCACGGGTGTGTGAACCTGCCGTTGAAATCGGCAGCGTGGCTCTATGAGTGGGCGCCGGTTGGCACGCCGGTGCGTGTGACCTACTAA
- a CDS encoding outer membrane protein assembly factor BamB family protein, which translates to MSSGEKVIHDRYRTIYTIDERPGVKTYRCRDEQSGELTLVAEFTVDDEARSDLAILAKQIAAVSHEALLPLRDHFAGDSHYFMVCADPGGQDLERSIRARGGPLPEADVLAQANRLLLLLEHLHSQRPPLFLGDLAVTDVWITDRGAWMVTPFTLAIPIGQGPSPYRAPELARADAEPTTVSDVYTIGALMYHALTGWAPPTPEQQNAGMPLPGPRTLNPQISPLVEQVLLRALQLKPVNRFQQAREMRIALETAQMMGGRSLGLGPDVLTQVTTAEAQAAPEPVAAPPETSVTSVAPPNIAPPPAAPPVAPAPAPVAPPPYPQPVAYPPGYAPVPQRQGLSTGCLITSAVLLTVAAIGVCLAIAVFLPGSPLRQMLGIAGSAPASTAAPVDATPAATATPTEESGASAEPTVPPPTPIPVDGSTTLSPNAISPRNVAAITATRQLSMSVLGPVAYSPDGRLLAVGVSEAVSLHDATTLDDRGTWFDHTGKITSLAWSADSTLLASGASDDNDIRIWDVSTGTVIRRLSGHTGWIRSLAFAPDGTLLASGSTDQTVRIWDAATGQLLATLRGHTGFIGGVAFSPDSATLASASRDGSVRLWDVASGKEISGFSFRTALDPTTNLRYWATGVTFSPDGKTLAVGSTEGVVYLIDATSGQIIHQLRGHTNWIVIRGLAFSPDGKTLYSAGLDATVRIWDVERGVQTAMLDVHRLDIFSIAISPDGERLASVSDQEGRVIVWDLMQQRPDLNLRIGLGLITSLVFSPDSEVLGSVGYNGIIQLRLLANDQVRQFAGSATSVQSLAFLPNGRLATLTEQDTVRLIDFVQETTSDLRGMTGTPLCIAADPGGSVVAVGASDGTVVLWEGSTGRLVRSLKTDLPAVFLVALSSDGEFVAAAGTPNDPRIEIWRVSDGQRVQTLSGMQNAITSIAFQPGGTLFAATGTDGVLRMWNYRTGVSERNIRAAPEDGWFTALAFSPDGALLATGTPTGVMQFWNPASGAEMGRVEQQFGILALAFSPDGVQLAAAGRDAGVTIYRAVRAGSS; encoded by the coding sequence ATGAGTTCAGGCGAGAAGGTTATCCATGATCGCTACCGCACGATCTACACGATCGACGAGCGACCCGGCGTGAAAACATATCGGTGTCGCGATGAACAGAGCGGCGAGTTGACGCTGGTTGCGGAGTTCACAGTTGATGATGAGGCACGGAGCGATCTGGCAATTCTCGCAAAGCAGATCGCGGCGGTGAGTCACGAAGCGCTGCTGCCGCTGCGCGATCATTTCGCCGGGGACTCACACTACTTCATGGTGTGCGCCGATCCCGGCGGTCAGGACCTGGAGCGGTCGATCCGGGCGCGTGGCGGTCCACTGCCGGAAGCCGATGTTCTGGCGCAGGCGAACCGTTTACTCCTGCTTCTGGAACATCTGCACAGTCAGCGTCCGCCCCTGTTCCTCGGCGACCTGGCAGTGACTGATGTCTGGATCACTGATCGGGGCGCCTGGATGGTGACCCCGTTCACGCTGGCGATACCGATTGGGCAGGGTCCATCGCCCTACCGTGCGCCTGAACTGGCACGCGCCGATGCGGAACCGACGACAGTGAGCGATGTCTACACCATCGGCGCGCTGATGTACCATGCATTGACGGGTTGGGCGCCGCCGACGCCGGAGCAGCAGAACGCAGGCATGCCGCTGCCGGGACCACGGACGCTCAACCCGCAGATCTCTCCGCTGGTTGAACAGGTATTGTTGCGCGCACTGCAACTGAAACCGGTCAATCGGTTTCAGCAGGCGCGTGAAATGCGGATCGCGCTGGAAACGGCGCAGATGATGGGCGGACGTTCGCTTGGTCTCGGTCCCGATGTGCTCACCCAGGTGACCACTGCCGAGGCTCAGGCAGCGCCAGAGCCGGTCGCCGCTCCGCCCGAAACATCGGTAACATCGGTTGCACCACCGAACATTGCACCCCCGCCAGCCGCTCCACCGGTTGCACCCGCTCCTGCGCCTGTCGCACCTCCACCATACCCGCAGCCAGTCGCCTATCCCCCTGGTTATGCCCCCGTCCCGCAGCGACAGGGGTTGAGCACCGGGTGCCTGATCACCTCGGCAGTCCTGCTGACTGTCGCGGCGATCGGTGTGTGCCTGGCAATTGCGGTGTTTCTGCCGGGAAGTCCGTTGCGCCAGATGCTCGGCATTGCCGGGTCTGCCCCCGCCTCGACTGCGGCGCCCGTTGATGCGACTCCCGCAGCGACAGCCACGCCAACCGAAGAGAGTGGCGCAAGCGCCGAACCAACTGTTCCGCCTCCCACACCGATCCCGGTTGACGGATCGACGACGCTCAGTCCGAACGCGATTTCACCCCGGAACGTCGCTGCAATTACTGCAACCCGTCAATTATCGATGTCGGTGCTCGGTCCAGTCGCCTATTCGCCCGATGGTCGTTTGCTGGCGGTGGGGGTGAGTGAAGCGGTGAGCCTGCACGATGCGACCACCCTCGATGATCGCGGCACGTGGTTCGACCATACGGGGAAGATCACGTCGCTCGCCTGGTCTGCCGATAGCACGCTCCTCGCATCGGGCGCCAGCGATGATAACGATATCCGAATCTGGGATGTATCAACCGGTACGGTCATCCGACGTCTGAGCGGGCACACCGGCTGGATCCGCAGTCTCGCCTTCGCCCCCGACGGAACATTGCTGGCTTCAGGGAGTACCGATCAGACGGTGCGCATATGGGATGCCGCTACCGGTCAACTGCTGGCGACACTTCGTGGTCACACCGGTTTTATCGGCGGCGTGGCGTTCTCACCCGACAGCGCGACGCTGGCATCTGCCTCGCGTGATGGAAGCGTCCGTCTGTGGGATGTGGCATCGGGGAAAGAAATCAGCGGCTTCAGTTTCCGCACGGCTCTTGACCCAACCACTAATCTGCGTTACTGGGCGACGGGCGTCACATTCTCGCCCGACGGCAAGACCCTGGCGGTCGGTTCGACTGAAGGGGTGGTCTACCTGATCGATGCCACGAGTGGTCAGATCATCCATCAGCTACGCGGTCATACCAACTGGATCGTCATCCGTGGACTGGCATTTTCGCCGGATGGGAAAACGCTCTATTCGGCGGGGCTGGATGCCACCGTGCGCATCTGGGATGTGGAGCGTGGCGTGCAGACCGCAATGCTCGATGTGCATCGGCTTGATATTTTCAGTATTGCCATCAGCCCCGACGGTGAGCGCCTGGCTTCGGTCAGCGACCAGGAAGGGCGCGTCATTGTCTGGGATCTGATGCAGCAGCGTCCCGACCTGAACCTGCGAATCGGTCTTGGATTGATCACGTCGCTCGTTTTTTCGCCAGATAGCGAGGTGCTTGGCTCGGTCGGCTACAACGGGATCATTCAGTTGCGACTGCTGGCGAATGACCAGGTGCGTCAATTCGCTGGCTCAGCCACATCGGTTCAATCACTGGCTTTCCTGCCCAATGGCCGCCTGGCGACGCTCACCGAGCAGGATACGGTGAGACTGATCGATTTCGTTCAGGAAACGACCAGTGATCTGCGGGGGATGACAGGAACACCGCTCTGCATCGCAGCCGATCCCGGCGGATCGGTTGTGGCAGTCGGTGCAAGCGATGGGACGGTGGTGCTGTGGGAAGGTTCGACCGGTCGATTGGTGCGTTCGCTCAAGACCGATCTGCCAGCCGTGTTTCTGGTGGCGCTCAGTTCCGATGGTGAGTTTGTGGCAGCAGCCGGGACGCCGAACGATCCACGGATCGAGATCTGGCGTGTTTCGGATGGTCAGCGGGTGCAAACGCTGAGCGGCATGCAGAATGCGATTACCAGCATCGCGTTTCAGCCGGGCGGAACGTTGTTTGCCGCCACAGGAACCGATGGGGTGTTGCGGATGTGGAACTATCGGACAGGCGTATCCGAACGCAATATTCGCGCCGCGCCGGAGGATGGCTGGTTTACTGCGCTGGCATTCTCGCCGGATGGTGCGCTTCTCGCAACCGGCACCCCTACCGGCGTCATGCAATTCTGGAACCCGGCAAGCGGCGCGGAGATGGGGCGCGTTGAGCAGCAGTTCGGCATTCTGGCGCTGGCGTTCAGTCCCGACGGGGTGCAACTGGCGGCAGCCGGTCGGGACGCCGGTGTCACCATTTATCGCGCCGTGCGCGCCGGGTCGTCATGA